The proteins below are encoded in one region of Nitrospirota bacterium:
- a CDS encoding ribulose-phosphate 3-epimerase, protein MIKIAPSILSADFSRLGEQIKEAEKAGADLIHVDVMDGHFVPNITIGPLVVKAVKKVAALPLDVHLMIEDPDKYIKDFADSGADIITVHAEACVHLHRSIQKIKECGVKAAVSINPATPLSSIELILPFVDMVLLMSVNPGFGGQKFIPEVLPKLKQLKNIITENIYKAEIELDGGVTVDNVAEVHKAGADIVVMGNAFYNSIDYAETVRIVRERCN, encoded by the coding sequence ATGATTAAGATTGCGCCGTCTATTTTGTCGGCAGATTTTTCAAGGCTTGGTGAACAGATCAAGGAAGCGGAAAAGGCAGGGGCTGACCTTATCCATGTTGACGTGATGGACGGGCATTTTGTCCCCAATATCACCATCGGCCCGCTTGTTGTGAAGGCAGTGAAAAAAGTCGCGGCGCTCCCGCTTGACGTGCACCTCATGATAGAAGACCCTGATAAATACATAAAGGATTTCGCTGACAGCGGCGCGGACATTATCACCGTCCACGCGGAGGCGTGTGTGCATCTGCACAGGAGCATTCAGAAGATAAAAGAATGCGGGGTGAAGGCGGCTGTCTCGATCAACCCGGCAACTCCGCTCAGCAGTATCGAGCTTATACTCCCGTTCGTTGACATGGTCCTTTTGATGTCAGTGAACCCCGGTTTCGGCGGGCAGAAGTTTATCCCTGAGGTCCTCCCAAAACTTAAACAATTGAAAAATATCATCACCGAAAATATATATAAAGCAGAGATAGAACTGGACGGCGGAGTCACAGTAGATAATGTGGCGGAAGTCCACAAAGCAGGCGCGGACATTGTGGTCATGGGCAACGCGTTTTACAATTCAATAGATTACGCGGAGACCGTGAGGATCGTGAGAGAGAGGTGCAATTGA
- a CDS encoding PASTA domain-containing protein: MKNFLKLLMYFVIFTVVGAGGAYLVFEKIGFGKTGVVPSLTGKSVSEATEMLNKRKLSLAIKGQSYDDNVPGGHIIRQLAEPGTKAAPGAEVDVIVSKGKGQEMFSLPSFEGQLLDEAKLTLANLEMKAGKVTWTHSDTVEKGTIIAQRPLPGNIKVNEINFLVSLGPYDVFYKCPSFVNMTVDDAKMLAQQLGIELVEQEEGGKVVAQRPAAGEIIRKGDAVEVTLGSGRPSWF; encoded by the coding sequence ATGAAAAACTTTTTAAAACTGCTCATGTATTTTGTCATATTTACCGTCGTCGGCGCGGGAGGCGCGTATCTTGTTTTTGAGAAGATAGGCTTCGGCAAGACCGGGGTGGTCCCTTCTCTTACTGGGAAAAGCGTTTCCGAGGCGACGGAGATGTTGAATAAAAGAAAATTGTCGCTTGCGATAAAAGGGCAGAGTTATGACGACAATGTTCCGGGCGGCCATATCATAAGGCAGCTTGCAGAACCGGGAACAAAGGCCGCGCCCGGGGCCGAGGTGGATGTAATTGTGAGCAAGGGCAAGGGGCAGGAGATGTTTTCTTTGCCGTCTTTTGAGGGGCAGCTTCTTGATGAGGCAAAACTTACATTGGCCAATCTCGAAATGAAGGCCGGGAAGGTCACATGGACGCATTCCGATACAGTTGAGAAGGGGACGATCATCGCCCAGAGACCTCTGCCGGGAAATATCAAGGTCAATGAAATAAATTTTCTTGTAAGCCTCGGGCCGTACGATGTATTTTATAAGTGCCCTTCTTTTGTTAATATGACCGTGGATGACGCTAAGATGCTGGCGCAGCAACTCGGCATCGAACTGGTTGAGCAGGAAGAGGGCGGCAAGGTCGTCGCCCAGAGGCCGGCGGCAGGGGAGATTATCAGAAAGGGAGACGCGGTTGAGGTCACGCTTGGAAGCGGCAGGCCGAGCTGGTTCTAA
- a CDS encoding radical SAM protein, producing the protein MSINHAFDFFIQWHLTEKCNLRCKHCYQTDRKMDEMSFSEICDTIDEVSDTLSEWKKNYGVDFSPSFNITGGEPFLRKDLFEILSRLSSQGFSLYLLTNGILIDDKKAKKLFDLGVKGVQVSVEGTEEIHESIRGKGSYSASMEGVRHLLDAGLKVTLNATLSSYNAGSFMDMIELSSNLGVHRLGFSRLVPSGRGELMLIEMLATDTVKALYEKIFSTDTGQLEIVTGDPVASQLRDKSDNGDLGDVPTGGCAAGISGLTILPDGTLVPCRRLHVPIGNIRKDSLREVWATSDVLNALRDRKSYKGKCGTCKRWAECRGCRAIAYAYPTANGEHDVLADDPQCFIEQF; encoded by the coding sequence ATGTCAATTAACCACGCCTTTGATTTTTTCATACAATGGCATCTTACCGAAAAATGCAATCTCCGCTGCAAGCACTGCTACCAGACGGACAGGAAAATGGACGAGATGTCCTTCTCCGAGATATGCGACACGATCGATGAGGTGTCTGATACCTTAAGTGAATGGAAAAAAAACTATGGGGTAGATTTCTCTCCGAGCTTCAACATAACCGGCGGAGAGCCTTTTCTGCGCAAGGATTTATTTGAAATCCTCTCAAGACTCAGCTCTCAGGGTTTTAGTTTATACCTGCTTACAAACGGGATTCTTATTGATGACAAAAAGGCAAAAAAATTATTTGACCTCGGCGTAAAGGGAGTGCAGGTCAGCGTCGAAGGAACTGAAGAGATACATGAATCGATAAGGGGCAAGGGCAGTTATTCCGCTTCCATGGAAGGCGTCAGGCATCTGCTTGACGCGGGGTTGAAAGTGACACTGAATGCCACACTGTCTTCTTATAATGCCGGCAGTTTTATGGACATGATCGAGCTGTCGTCAAATCTCGGCGTGCACAGGCTCGGTTTCTCAAGGCTCGTTCCCTCAGGCAGGGGAGAATTAATGTTAATAGAAATGCTGGCAACAGACACAGTGAAGGCGCTTTATGAAAAAATATTTTCTACTGACACGGGCCAGCTTGAAATAGTTACAGGCGACCCGGTTGCCTCACAATTAAGAGACAAATCTGATAACGGCGACCTCGGAGACGTCCCCACTGGAGGCTGCGCCGCCGGCATATCGGGACTGACCATTCTCCCTGACGGCACACTTGTCCCGTGCAGGAGACTGCATGTCCCCATAGGCAATATAAGAAAAGATTCATTGCGGGAGGTATGGGCAACCTCGGATGTCTTAAACGCCCTGCGAGACAGAAAAAGTTATAAAGGAAAATGCGGCACATGCAAGAGATGGGCTGAGTGCAGGGGATGCAGAGCCATCGCGTATGCCTATCCAACGGCAAATGGAGAACATGATGTCCTCGCGGATGACCCGCAGTGTTTTATAGAGCAGTTTTAA
- a CDS encoding methionyl-tRNA formyltransferase encodes MKLVFFGTPEFAVLPLKTLLDAGHEVLAVVTQPDRQSGRGRHISASPVKIEAQKLGLKILQPLKVRDKNFIDELGALNLSVIVVVAYGQILPSEIIGLPEFGCINIHASLLPKYRGAAPINWAIINGEETTGITTMLMDEGMDTGPVLLQEETEISHEDTAEDLSHKLSKIGAGLIVRTLIEVENASITPQPQTGEAIYAPLLKKTDGAVNWTKTAAEVCNFIRGMNPWPGAYGFLEGERIRILKAAPLDESGGPGEIFKASKDELIAGAGKGSVSILEIQPPGKPAMEIRAFLQGRKIKEGMRFH; translated from the coding sequence ATGAAGCTTGTTTTTTTCGGCACGCCGGAATTTGCAGTTTTGCCTCTTAAAACCCTGCTTGATGCAGGACATGAAGTCCTTGCCGTTGTAACCCAGCCTGACAGGCAGAGCGGACGTGGAAGGCATATTTCCGCCAGTCCCGTAAAAATCGAAGCGCAGAAGTTGGGGCTGAAAATCCTCCAGCCTTTAAAGGTCCGGGACAAAAACTTCATTGATGAATTAGGGGCGTTAAATCTCTCCGTGATCGTTGTCGTGGCATACGGACAGATACTGCCTTCTGAGATAATCGGTTTGCCGGAGTTCGGGTGTATAAATATTCACGCATCTCTCCTTCCGAAGTACCGGGGGGCCGCTCCGATAAATTGGGCGATAATAAACGGCGAGGAAACCACGGGCATCACTACGATGCTCATGGATGAAGGAATGGATACCGGACCGGTTTTACTGCAGGAAGAGACGGAGATCTCACATGAAGACACGGCAGAGGACCTTTCTCACAAACTCTCAAAGATTGGAGCAGGCCTTATTGTCCGCACATTAATAGAAGTGGAAAATGCTTCAATTACGCCTCAGCCTCAAACAGGCGAAGCGATATACGCTCCTCTTCTTAAAAAGACCGACGGGGCCGTCAACTGGACAAAAACCGCGGCAGAGGTGTGTAATTTTATCAGAGGCATGAATCCCTGGCCGGGGGCTTATGGATTTCTTGAAGGTGAAAGGATTAGAATCCTGAAGGCCGCGCCGTTAGACGAAAGCGGCGGGCCAGGTGAAATCTTCAAGGCCTCAAAAGACGAACTCATTGCAGGCGCGGGAAAGGGCAGCGTTTCCATTCTTGAGATACAGCCGCCGGGAAAACCCGCCATGGAGATCAGGGCCTTTTTGCAGGGAAGAAAAATTAAGGAGGGAATGAGATTTCACTAA
- a CDS encoding YceI family protein has protein sequence MSKWKIDPDHSVAAFKVRHMMGAYVHGQCNKLSGEVNFDPADISKTSVALEIDVDSIYTGIQKRDDHLRSVEFFEVKKYPKMTFKSSMAERTGFNACKITGDLTIHGITRPVIIEVDFFGPVKSPFGDTTLGFSGNVTINREDYGMMWNVPLDNGGLMASKEVKISMNIETDLVS, from the coding sequence ATGTCTAAATGGAAGATCGATCCGGATCATTCGGTGGCCGCATTTAAGGTGCGTCATATGATGGGCGCTTATGTCCACGGCCAGTGTAATAAACTTTCGGGCGAGGTCAATTTCGACCCTGCTGATATAAGTAAAACATCTGTTGCACTGGAAATTGACGTTGACAGCATTTACACAGGAATTCAGAAACGCGACGACCATCTCAGGAGTGTGGAATTCTTTGAAGTTAAAAAATATCCCAAGATGACCTTCAAAAGCTCCATGGCCGAAAGGACAGGTTTTAACGCCTGCAAGATAACAGGAGATTTGACCATTCACGGAATTACACGTCCCGTAATAATAGAGGTTGATTTTTTCGGCCCCGTGAAAAGCCCGTTCGGAGACACAACCCTGGGCTTTTCCGGTAATGTCACAATCAACCGGGAAGACTACGGCATGATGTGGAATGTGCCGCTGGACAACGGCGGCCTGATGGCGAGCAAAGAAGTTAAGATCTCTATGAATATAGAAACCGATCTGGTTTCGTAG
- the mreD gene encoding rod shape-determining protein MreD, with protein MKALLLYIIFAYLALTVQSIFLHGIKPDLALVLVCFYSVRYGQVKGVTYGALTGILLDTANGFIFGPHIISKSIAAFLISAVKENLFEWNATISVITIAIFSVVNIFLVHICFETFSKVSFADRPWGISVMEVIYTILSALVMFPVFNRERRKWKR; from the coding sequence ATGAAGGCATTGTTACTCTACATAATCTTTGCATATCTTGCATTAACGGTGCAGTCCATATTCTTACACGGCATAAAACCCGACCTCGCGCTCGTGCTTGTGTGTTTTTATTCGGTCAGGTACGGGCAGGTCAAAGGCGTGACTTACGGCGCATTGACGGGCATCCTGCTCGATACCGCTAACGGGTTTATTTTCGGCCCTCATATTATCAGCAAGTCCATTGCCGCGTTTCTTATCAGCGCGGTCAAGGAAAATTTATTTGAATGGAACGCCACGATCAGCGTTATAACAATCGCAATATTTTCAGTGGTCAATATATTTCTGGTACATATATGCTTTGAGACCTTTTCAAAAGTGTCTTTTGCCGACAGGCCCTGGGGCATTTCAGTGATGGAAGTTATATACACGATTCTGTCCGCGCTGGTAATGTTCCCGGTGTTTAACAGGGAGAGAAGGAAGTGGAAGAGATGA
- a CDS encoding rod shape-determining protein encodes MFHKILGWFSNDLAIDLGTANTLVFVKGKGIVCNEPSVVAIQKDRVIAVGLEAQKMLGKTPANIIAMRPLKDGVIADFDKTGEMLKYFIRKVHNRKSFVSPRIAIGVPSGITQVEQRAVKDAAQASGAREIYLIEEPMAAAIGVGLPIGEPVGNMIVDLGGGTTDVAVISLHGVVYSKAVRMGGDKMDEAIVNHIKNKGRILIGERTAELIKKQIGSAFKVDEENRSMDVKGRDLVSGIPKTVTIYEDEIREALSENVTVIINAIKVALENTPPELASDIVDRGIILAGGGALLRGLDMLLKHETGLPVTVAEDPLTAVARGVGKVLDELDILRRVTF; translated from the coding sequence ATGTTCCATAAAATTCTTGGATGGTTTTCAAATGACCTTGCAATAGACCTCGGCACGGCCAATACCCTGGTGTTTGTGAAAGGCAAAGGAATTGTCTGCAATGAACCCTCTGTGGTTGCCATACAGAAGGACCGGGTGATTGCAGTAGGTCTTGAGGCGCAGAAGATGTTGGGCAAAACGCCTGCCAATATAATAGCAATGAGGCCCCTGAAGGACGGCGTTATCGCTGATTTTGACAAGACAGGCGAGATGCTTAAATATTTCATCAGGAAGGTCCATAACAGAAAGAGTTTCGTATCTCCGAGGATCGCCATCGGAGTGCCCTCAGGCATTACTCAGGTTGAACAGCGCGCTGTTAAAGACGCGGCACAGGCCTCCGGCGCGCGCGAGATCTATCTCATAGAAGAGCCGATGGCTGCTGCAATAGGCGTGGGTCTGCCGATCGGAGAGCCGGTAGGCAACATGATCGTCGACCTCGGCGGCGGGACCACCGACGTTGCCGTCATCTCTTTGCACGGCGTTGTATACAGCAAGGCCGTGAGAATGGGCGGCGACAAGATGGATGAGGCCATAGTAAACCATATTAAAAACAAGGGAAGGATCCTCATCGGCGAAAGGACAGCGGAGCTTATCAAAAAACAGATCGGTTCCGCATTCAAGGTTGATGAAGAAAACAGGTCAATGGACGTAAAGGGGAGGGACCTTGTTTCTGGTATTCCAAAGACTGTCACGATCTATGAAGATGAAATCAGGGAAGCCTTGAGTGAAAATGTTACCGTTATAATAAATGCGATAAAGGTGGCCCTTGAAAATACGCCGCCTGAACTTGCATCGGATATCGTCGACAGGGGCATTATACTTGCCGGCGGCGGGGCGCTGTTGAGAGGCCTTGACATGTTGTTGAAGCACGAGACAGGACTTCCCGTGACCGTTGCCGAAGACCCTCTCACTGCTGTAGCCAGAGGCGTCGGCAAGGTGCTTGATGAACTGGATATCTTAAGAAGGGTCACGTTCTAA
- the mreC gene encoding rod shape-determining protein MreC, which produces MHKKKFILFALFILLIFALLTYQGIQGERRITDFTLYPLKVLEQSGTFLKKAVRYIPFLGDDDEKRLISRLGKCEQERMKSKEAESENERLRGILQLKSERPDYVAAAEVFARDPTNWFHILWINKGLSSGIAKDMVAITPLGLVGRVHRVFNEKADVIQITDVNSSVAVRMETSRVEGILEGRGDNKCNLKYVSKDFEVVEGENVITSGLDGIFPEGLLVGTVSSVDREGGDVFQLIEVMPAQNLNTVEEVVVLKR; this is translated from the coding sequence ATGCATAAGAAAAAATTTATTCTCTTCGCCCTCTTTATTCTCCTCATATTTGCCCTGCTCACTTACCAGGGCATCCAGGGTGAAAGACGCATCACGGATTTCACCCTTTATCCTCTGAAAGTCCTTGAACAGTCAGGCACATTCCTGAAAAAAGCAGTGAGATATATTCCCTTCTTAGGGGATGACGATGAGAAAAGACTTATCTCAAGGTTAGGCAAGTGTGAACAGGAAAGGATGAAATCCAAAGAGGCGGAATCTGAAAATGAGAGGCTCAGGGGCATCCTGCAATTGAAATCCGAAAGGCCTGATTATGTTGCCGCCGCCGAGGTTTTTGCAAGAGATCCGACCAACTGGTTTCATATTTTATGGATAAACAAAGGACTGAGCAGCGGCATTGCAAAGGACATGGTCGCAATCACTCCTCTGGGACTTGTGGGAAGGGTCCACAGGGTCTTTAATGAGAAGGCCGACGTCATACAAATAACCGACGTCAATTCATCCGTTGCGGTCAGGATGGAAACCTCAAGGGTGGAGGGAATACTGGAGGGAAGAGGGGACAATAAATGTAACCTGAAATATGTCTCAAAGGATTTTGAGGTTGTGGAGGGCGAGAACGTGATAACATCAGGGCTTGACGGCATATTCCCTGAAGGCCTTCTGGTGGGAACTGTCAGCTCTGTTGACAGGGAAGGCGGAGACGTATTTCAATTAATTGAAGTTATGCCGGCCCAAAATTTAAACACGGTCGAAGAGGTCGTGGTGCTGAAGAGATGA
- a CDS encoding nucleotide pyrophosphohydrolase, whose product MNLPDIRQKLRKFAEDRNWDQFHSPKNLSMALAAETAELLEIFQWLTEEQSKDIVNSEKEFAQVKEEIADVFIYLVRLADKLNIDIEKEALAKIVLNEKKYPVDLSRNNAVKYNRRRS is encoded by the coding sequence ATGAACCTCCCCGACATCCGGCAAAAACTCCGCAAGTTCGCCGAAGACAGAAACTGGGACCAGTTCCACAGCCCGAAGAACCTCTCGATGGCTCTTGCCGCCGAGACTGCTGAACTGCTTGAGATCTTTCAGTGGCTTACGGAAGAGCAGTCAAAGGACATTGTCAATTCTGAAAAAGAATTTGCTCAGGTGAAAGAAGAGATCGCGGACGTATTCATTTACCTTGTCCGCCTTGCCGATAAATTGAACATCGATATCGAAAAAGAAGCCCTCGCCAAAATTGTACTCAATGAAAAGAAATACCCCGTAGACCTTTCCAGAAACAATGCTGTGAAGTATAACAGGAGACGATCCTGA
- the mrdA gene encoding penicillin-binding protein 2, with amino-acid sequence MDKRITTAFYVLLCIFCVFVLRLWHLQVIKGSEYKRLDERNRLRVVDVPAPRGVIYDRNDNPLVKNVMSFDVSIVKEDIPKDYQILLELGKLVGLSAEEIKKRARATANPFEAISLRQNVQFEEVARIEAKKIDFPGLQVEVTSAREYLYGQTASHVLGYLGNPTPKQLSTPEYSDVPRQEYIGQFGIEKKYDSILRGTPGKKIVEVDALGNVIKFVRIQKPTRGNDIKLTLDINVQAEAEKALEDKSGAVVALKAGTGEVLALVSAPPFNPNLFVGGINSKDWKELLNDPRKPLMNRAISNHFPPGSTFKIITALAALENGTVTESTPFFCGGSTTFGRVFRCWKDGGHGGVSLHRAIVESCDVYFYEIGKRINIDTIAKYASALGLGRPTGIELDGEAAGLVPSTKWKLKARKEKWYQGETLSVAIGQGYLSVTPIQMARMMAAVVNGGKLFKPHLVKNEDLEAEPESVADINPGNVELVKSGLVGVVYEGGGTGRAARSDIVSIGGKTGTAQVIGGAVKGKYLPDEFQDHAWFVSFAPQYDPQIAVSVFVEHGGHGGSTAAPIAKRVIETYFNPPKKDSEDGEQKQEEQVPENQEPAKPDAG; translated from the coding sequence ATGGACAAAAGAATAACCACCGCCTTCTATGTCCTGCTCTGCATATTCTGCGTCTTCGTCCTGAGGCTCTGGCACCTTCAGGTAATAAAGGGCAGCGAATACAAAAGGCTTGATGAGCGCAACAGGCTGCGGGTCGTCGATGTACCCGCGCCGAGAGGGGTGATCTACGACAGGAATGATAATCCCCTTGTGAAAAACGTCATGTCTTTTGACGTGTCCATCGTCAAAGAGGACATACCGAAGGATTATCAAATTCTCCTGGAACTGGGAAAGCTTGTCGGGCTTTCAGCAGAGGAGATAAAGAAACGGGCAAGGGCAACGGCGAACCCCTTTGAAGCCATCAGCCTCAGGCAGAATGTCCAGTTTGAAGAAGTCGCAAGGATAGAGGCAAAGAAGATCGATTTTCCGGGCCTGCAGGTGGAAGTAACGAGCGCCAGGGAATATCTCTACGGGCAAACAGCGAGTCATGTCCTGGGCTATCTCGGCAATCCCACGCCGAAACAATTAAGCACTCCCGAATACAGCGATGTCCCCCGTCAGGAATATATCGGACAGTTTGGAATTGAGAAAAAATATGACAGCATACTGAGAGGCACGCCCGGCAAGAAGATCGTTGAGGTTGACGCGCTTGGCAATGTAATTAAGTTTGTAAGGATACAGAAGCCTACAAGAGGCAATGACATCAAACTTACTCTTGATATCAATGTTCAGGCGGAGGCCGAAAAAGCGCTTGAAGACAAGTCCGGCGCCGTAGTTGCCCTCAAGGCCGGTACCGGCGAGGTATTAGCGCTGGTCAGCGCCCCTCCATTTAATCCGAATCTCTTTGTCGGAGGCATAAATTCAAAGGACTGGAAGGAGCTGCTTAACGACCCGAGGAAACCTTTGATGAACAGGGCGATATCGAACCATTTCCCTCCAGGCTCAACCTTCAAAATAATCACCGCGCTTGCCGCCCTTGAAAATGGGACCGTTACTGAGAGCACGCCGTTTTTTTGCGGCGGATCAACTACCTTTGGAAGGGTCTTCAGATGCTGGAAGGACGGAGGGCACGGCGGGGTCAGCCTTCACAGGGCGATTGTTGAATCCTGCGACGTATATTTTTATGAAATCGGGAAGAGGATAAACATAGACACGATTGCGAAGTATGCCTCGGCATTAGGCCTCGGCAGGCCCACTGGGATCGAGCTTGACGGCGAGGCGGCAGGGCTTGTTCCCTCCACTAAATGGAAACTCAAGGCAAGGAAGGAAAAATGGTACCAGGGCGAGACGCTCAGTGTCGCGATCGGACAGGGGTATCTTTCCGTTACACCGATACAGATGGCGAGGATGATGGCCGCGGTGGTAAACGGAGGGAAGCTGTTTAAGCCGCATCTTGTAAAGAATGAAGACCTTGAGGCGGAACCTGAGAGTGTTGCGGACATAAATCCGGGGAACGTTGAATTAGTCAAAAGCGGACTTGTAGGCGTTGTCTACGAAGGCGGAGGCACGGGCAGGGCCGCGCGCTCAGACATTGTCAGTATCGGCGGTAAGACAGGCACCGCACAGGTCATCGGGGGAGCGGTCAAAGGGAAATATCTCCCTGATGAATTTCAGGACCATGCCTGGTTTGTGTCTTTTGCCCCTCAATATGATCCGCAGATAGCCGTGTCCGTCTTTGTCGAGCACGGCGGCCACGGCGGCTCTACTGCCGCGCCCATAGCAAAGAGGGTGATAGAGACATATTTCAATCCGCCGAAGAAAGACAGCGAGGACGGGGAGCAGAAGCAGGAGGAGCAGGTCCCGGAAAATCAGGAACCGGCAAAGCCGGATGCCGGTTAA
- a CDS encoding RDD family protein — protein MNVSESLFDQPVSEPKESGKAGLLNRIIARTIDFIIVAALYEAIPKVGFFAGLTYLLIADGLFDGRSAGKKLIGLRVIIYHNTDKVRACNFKESIIRNFPFGAGFMLVGILNVIPLIGWIFSFIVIAVVVLFESLVLIGSEKGMRLGDELAKTHVVEEKRED, from the coding sequence ATGAACGTCTCCGAGTCCCTTTTTGATCAACCAGTCAGCGAGCCAAAAGAGTCAGGCAAAGCGGGACTGCTGAACAGGATAATAGCCAGGACCATTGACTTTATCATTGTTGCAGCGCTGTATGAGGCGATACCGAAGGTTGGTTTTTTTGCCGGGCTGACATATCTCCTGATAGCCGACGGACTTTTTGACGGCAGGAGCGCAGGCAAGAAGTTAATAGGACTCAGGGTGATCATTTATCATAATACCGATAAGGTCAGGGCCTGTAATTTTAAGGAATCGATCATCAGGAATTTTCCTTTCGGGGCCGGATTTATGCTGGTCGGGATTTTAAACGTGATCCCTTTGATAGGCTGGATATTTTCTTTCATAGTTATTGCGGTCGTCGTGCTTTTTGAAAGCCTGGTCCTCATCGGGAGTGAAAAGGGCATGAGGCTCGGCGACGAACTTGCAAAGACACATGTTGTAGAAGAGAAACGGGAGGATTAA
- the def gene encoding peptide deformylase: MSVREIVKYPEKVLREKTELVNDIDSALQDLIDDMIETMYAAPGVGLAANQVGVSKRLAVIDISLSEEKVPLIVLVNPEIVHLEGEIEAEEGCLSIPDYTTVLKRAMKVAVKGFDRHGKPVEIEAEGLLARALQHEIDHLNGKLFIDRMGRIKKEFFKKRYLREKLSKE, translated from the coding sequence ATGTCAGTACGCGAGATCGTAAAATATCCTGAAAAGGTCCTGAGAGAAAAGACCGAGCTTGTCAATGATATTGATTCTGCGCTCCAGGACCTCATTGACGACATGATAGAGACCATGTACGCCGCGCCAGGTGTGGGGCTTGCGGCCAATCAGGTAGGCGTATCAAAGCGGCTTGCGGTCATTGATATAAGTTTGAGTGAGGAAAAGGTCCCTTTGATCGTGCTGGTGAACCCGGAGATCGTGCATCTTGAGGGGGAGATAGAAGCAGAAGAAGGTTGTCTCAGCATCCCTGATTATACGACGGTCCTGAAGAGGGCCATGAAAGTGGCCGTGAAAGGTTTTGACAGGCATGGCAAACCTGTTGAGATAGAAGCGGAGGGCCTCCTGGCAAGGGCGCTTCAGCATGAGATAGATCATCTGAACGGAAAACTGTTTATTGACAGGATGGGGCGCATTAAAAAGGAATTTTTCAAAAAGCGTTATCTAAGAGAAAAGTTGTCAAAGGAATGA
- a CDS encoding tetratricopeptide repeat protein: MKRDLFDKAEKYRKAAEYGRAIELYQKALAHFKKNADVDGALDCTISLADTFRAKGDFTEAKKYYEDGLVIAGAIDDRTAEADALAGLGLSLRALGDWSTAMNLIRRANGIYKTLHDKKGEAFSTWAKAGTYRIKGDIKKALEDFHSALKKFRALKDKSGVAYTYCGLGGSSRIAERFEDSGKYYTLANQSFNKLKDRFGLAYSFCGLGNVCRMNGDYKNALRYFKKAEVLYKQIGDRVSYAYTLWSVGTSYKMLGDHEKALKSYKESMGFFKQTKDPRGQIYCILGVGELEYLKGRKEKAGKAFSGAFTSAKKYGFAVERKYAERLLKALKQGRGFPLNLP, from the coding sequence TTGAAAAGAGATTTATTCGACAAAGCAGAGAAATACAGGAAGGCCGCTGAATACGGACGGGCGATCGAGTTGTATCAAAAGGCCCTTGCGCATTTTAAAAAGAATGCAGATGTTGACGGCGCTCTTGATTGCACAATCTCCCTGGCCGACACATTCAGGGCGAAAGGCGATTTCACTGAGGCGAAAAAATATTACGAAGACGGGCTTGTGATAGCGGGAGCCATTGATGACAGGACCGCGGAGGCTGACGCGCTTGCCGGGCTGGGCCTAAGTTTGCGGGCGTTAGGCGACTGGAGTACAGCCATGAATTTAATCCGCAGAGCCAACGGAATATACAAAACCCTCCACGACAAAAAAGGCGAAGCCTTTTCCACATGGGCGAAAGCAGGGACGTACAGGATAAAGGGAGACATTAAAAAGGCGCTGGAAGATTTCCATTCCGCTCTGAAAAAGTTCAGGGCGTTGAAAGATAAATCCGGCGTTGCTTATACATACTGCGGGCTTGGCGGCAGTTCGAGGATTGCTGAGAGGTTTGAGGATTCAGGAAAATATTATACTCTGGCCAATCAGAGTTTCAACAAACTGAAAGACCGCTTCGGGCTTGCGTATTCATTCTGCGGCCTGGGCAATGTCTGCCGCATGAATGGAGATTATAAAAACGCCCTCAGATATTTTAAAAAAGCGGAAGTCCTGTATAAACAGATCGGCGACAGGGTCAGTTACGCCTACACACTCTGGAGCGTCGGCACTTCTTATAAGATGCTTGGAGATCATGAAAAGGCGCTGAAGAGTTATAAAGAGTCGATGGGCTTTTTCAAACAGACAAAAGACCCGAGGGGACAGATCTACTGCATCCTCGGAGTTGGCGAGCTTGAATATTTAAAAGGCAGAAAAGAGAAAGCCGGTAAGGCGTTCTCCGGGGCCTTTACCTCCGCGAAAAAATACGGCTTCGCAGTTGAAAGAAAATATGCCGAAAGACTGCTCAAGGCGTTGAAGCAGGGCAGGGGCTTCCCGTTGAATTTGCCGTAA